The Coccidioides posadasii str. Silveira chromosome 2, complete sequence genomic interval GCCCCTTGCTGGTCCCACTACTTAACATCCACTGGTGAATGCCGTAAGATTTTGGGAACGTGATACCCCATGGGCAACTAAGGGCCGGCACGGATCATAATAAACTGAATCACAAATCCAACCAATCCCAGTTTGCCCCCGAGCTCCGTGGCGCAAACCAAGCACCTGAAACAACGTCCCGCTCGTCCCGCAAACGGTTGGTTGGGTTTGGAACTTTTTCTCACTTCCCCCCAGGCAGGCTCGTTGACGTAGGGCAATCTTGTCCAACAACCCTAGTCCAGCACGACGCATTCAGACATCGAAACGTTTCAAAATATGTCGAATGCTGGCCCGGAGTAGCTACTATGGCCAGTCTTCCTTTTCTCCTAACTGCCAACAAAGCCGTAACCTGATGCGAGCTGGGACAGCTTTACAGACAAGCATATTGACAGCACTTAGAGCTGCTAAGCCATGGTTACTTTCTGTCTGTTATGACTGATGAGAGGTATTGAATGCCATATCACGAAATATATGAGGAATCACAAGGGGGACAACGTAGTTAATTACTGCGAGAAGCAACTCGCTGCTCCTACTAAAAGCAGCTTAATGTTCGGGGTCTCAATCTGACGATGTTGAGGATAGGTAATCCTTGAACTGTCCAGTTTATTTCATCCTGATACTCAGTACCTCTTCTGTTTGGTAATGAGTTGCAGGTACAGAACTCCGGCTGCTCGTCGCACAAACCAAAGCGCCCTCACCTTACCTTCCCCAGGCTCTCAGTCATTCCTAAACCCTCTAACATCGTCGTCTCTACTTATCCTTGAGTATCTGACCTGTACTGTAAACGCAACGGAACCGAGCGGGATTTAAGGTCGAAGCGTAGCAGCTTGGCATGGCTACTTGCATCCTTATGTAAATCACTCAGACGTGGGGTCGAGTGTTTGGGCTTTAAACTaccatgtacggagtagactcAAGTCTATTTCCTAGGAGAGCCCTCAGGTCAGTGGAAAAGAGCTGCGTTGATTTTCATACGTCAAATGTGCCCGGTGATATAAGATCTCCTCCAGGGATATGCCTTCATGGAATCATAAGGAGAGAAAAATAAGGTGCTCTCTGTAGCCTGCAAGCATGCTCGACAAATGATATGTTATCTGGAGTGGATCATCTAGAACAGGAAAAGCGACCTCGCCTTTAAAGCACATGTCAATAATCTTTCGTCTCAACCATTGCCCTGAGAAAATTTCTCAGGCAGAGGATCGCTGCAAATGCTGCTGGCAATGTTTGTCGCTGTGGTACTGTACATAATTTATGCGTCCCTAGCATCAAACCAGTCAGTTTATCAGAAAATAGCTGTCAGTGTCTAACGTAGTATTAAGGAAACGCATATCAATGATAGGAGTTCTCTGGAGCGCTCGCCAGAAGATTTTAAGGTAGGTAACTAGGTGAGGTCAGATCTACTTCGACCCGCACTTATGTTTTTCCGGCTGCTGGCTGGAGTGGACAGGATGAACCCAAGATGTGCGCGACGACATTTCAGCAAGCTCGGAATATTTTAATTTGTTATAGACAATGAAAGTTTTGCAGAGAACATCTTCTATATGCGCCCGGCCTTCCTATGTTTTAACGGGAATAAGGGCAGAAACTACACGCGCCCGCGCTGTCCATTCCTCAACTTTTAAGTCTGCCGTAGCGCATCCGATAAATGTTCACGGGCCTCCCCCAAAAGCTCCAGTCCCGTCACCGGAGTATAATGAACGGATTGAACGACGCAGGAAACAATCGGAATTGTTAAGACAAGACAAGGATACATTAGCGGCGAAAGGAGGAGCAGCAAGTCCTCTGCGAAAACGGTTCTGGAAAGATGTCCACGTGAAAGAAGCAGCCGGTGAAGCGAACTCTATAACTCTAAGTATCAATTTAGGACGCACGGTTTTAAACTGACTGGTCGGTATATAGAGGGTTACCAGGTCCTTTTAGATTCTCGACCGATACGTACCCCGGCCAAAACTATCCTGAATATACCACGTTCGAAACCTCATCTTGCACACGCGATAGCGCTCGAATGGGACCAACTCGTGTCGGCTCAACAAGCTCTGAGACATCACTTAATCCCCTTGACTTCTCTCACTGCACGAGCTGAAGACATTGTTCAACAGGACTCACGGGGCGAGAGTACTATCCGAAACGAGATTATGCGAACATTGATGAGATACCTTGACACCGATACCCTTCTGAGCTGGGCACCGCAGAAAGGGCCCTACGACATTGACAGCACAGAGGGAGCTGAAGAAGCTCCTAGATCGCTCCGAGATTTACAGATCCGCACCGCTCAGCCGATCATCGGATTTTTAACAACCGTCGTATGGCCAGGGATTGAAATCAAACCCGTTCTCGAAGAAGATAGCATCCTGCCAGTTTCCCAACCCCAGATGACGAAGGAGGTGATTCGCGGATGGGTCACCGGCCTTCCGGCATATGAATTGGCGGGTTTAGAGAGAGCTGTCCTTGCCAGCAAGAGTTTGCTAATCGGGGTGAGGCTCGTTGTCGAATGGAGCGAGCATTTCCGCGATCTCCAGCCGGGGGGAAGGAGAACCTTTGGCATTGAGAAAGCCGCCGAGGCATCGAGTCTCGAGGTTAAATGGCAGACCGAGCAATGGGGGGAAGTTGAAGATACACACGACGTGGAGAAGGAGGATTTGAGCAGGCAGCTTGGGAGCGCTGTTCTCTTGGTTAGTGGGGAGCGGAGGTGAAAGTTCGCGAGAACCGGAAAAGGCGCCCTGCAAGTCAAACATTTCCCTCACGGCCCTGTCGACAACACGAAATAAACGCGGCCATcttctattcttgactgtgtGTAAATAAATCCTGATTCAAACTCGTGGATTTTACATTGATTGGGCATGATTATGCGGGCAGAGTGCTTGTCGGCAACGACGAGTGCTCTGTATATTTCGTAGTTAATGTGTAGTTCAATCGCATAGTTAACCATCGAGATCCGAGGACCAAATGGGACGGCATACTCCGAAGCATTCATTCCATACGGTGGACGCAGCTGTGAACCTTCTTTGACCATTCGACGGCTTCTGGTTCAAGAGCGGCCATGCTCACGAAACTTGGCGACTGTTATTGATCGGCTCCGCAGGCGCTTCATCGTCAAACGCGCAGCGCCAGCAATCCAGACTTAACCGCCAAGGCCTCGCCCCCCTTACCATCACCACCCGATCGCAGTTACTTCTAGGCCATACTTGTAAGCATTCTCAGCATGGAATCAATCCACTTATCCCTCCTGTGCTTTTGATTTTGCAAGGATACCACCTCTTTAGGGACATTTCAATCCTCGACTTTACCCGTTTACCCGTTTATCCGACCGTTGTGGCCGCCATCCGCCTTTATGACCTTTGCTTGCCTTCGCAGAAGTTGTGTCTGAACCGAAAATACGGGATCCAAGGGTGAATCCCTGTGGAAACGGCGAAGATGGGAGACAAACATGAAGGGTAATGCCCagttcttttctttctgcaTTCCGTCGTTCGTGTCCTTCGGAACTACCTGTATTGTGCCACAGAGGTCCTTAGGTCCTAACCCGGCTTGACCCATGGCTCCAAACTTACTCAGCTTCCATCATCTTATAGGCACAAGCGCTCAAAGAGTGCGCTGGCTCTCTCCATTCTCCATCGCGATAAGTCAAAGAGTGACGATGGTAACTATGATAAGCACTCAAATCTAGACCCCGGTTCACCGATATCGACCTCCCCCTCCCCTGTTCACGAGTCCCGCCATTCGTACTCTGCGTCAATGAGTTACCTACGGCCATCAAGGCGAAAAGCAGAGGCGGAGGCCACGAGCAGCCAGAGCAGCAATAAATTGCCGTGCGAGAGCCCCGAGAATCCTACAGATTTAAGAGACAGGTTGGATATGAACACAGCTTCCACATCGAATGTCCCAGCGGGTGGTGCTCTGTCGATAGAGCAATCCGTACGGACCTTTCGGTTGTTTGAGATCCTACGCGATGGAGACACAACAGCCATATCGAAGGCAATCAAGGAGTGTCGAGATTCTGAAACACAAAACACCATAGCACTAGGAACAAGCATCCTTCACCTAGCAATCCAATGTGCAGAGCCTCAAGTCGTTGAATATGTACTTTCGAATGGTGACGTTGATGTGAATGCTAGGGATCGTGATGGAAACACCCCTCTTCACTTGGCAGCGCAGTTGGGACGACTATCAATTGTGAAAGAATTGCTGGATCGTCCAGATATCAATGACGGTATCACAAACTTCCATGGCCAGACTCCTCTTGACCTCGCCCGGACGCCAGAAATTTTCCAGCAGCTCCAGCTTTCCCGATCGCTATTTATAGAAGCGAAGACTCGAGAGATCCAGTGCCTAGTGGCACAGGGTGATTACGAGGGATTGGAAAATTTGCTGGTTGACCCACGAGTTCAAGGAACGGTCGATGTGAATAGCTTGGACCTTGTGACAGATCGCACGACAGCCTTGACCGGTGGAACCTTGCTGCATGAAGCGACAAGGAAGAAGGATTCAAGGCTGATCCAGATCCTGCTGATGAATGGCGCGGATCCTTTTCGCCGTGATAGAAAGGGAAAGCTTCCACAGGATGTCACAAAGGATGATCGGACAAAAGCCATCGTGAAGAGGTCACCAGCTGCCGTTATTGCTCAGCAGGGAATCCAGGAAAGGTCCATTCTGGGAAGTAGTTCTGGGCATGGTGGTGATGTGAGCATTGGAGGGAAAGACGCCCGTGAAATGAAAGGGTACCTCAAAAAGTGGACAAATTATACCGGAGGTTACAAATTAAGATGGTTTGTGTTGGAGGATGGGGTTATGAGCTACTACAAACATCAGGGTTGGTTGTGTGCTTCGACGCAGGTGAAAGGTACGCTAACATATGGTAGATGACGCTGGCTCTGCATGTCGTGGCGCGATCAATATGCGTATTGCAAAGCTTAATATGGATCCCCAGGACAAGACCAGATTTGAGATTCAAGGAAAGTCCTCTGTCAAGTATCACCTGAAGGCGAATCACGTTGTGGAAGCCAAGAGGTGGTTTTGGGCATTGAATAATGCCATCCAGTGGGCAAAGGATGAAGCGAAGGAAGACGACCGGCGACGGACGAGAGATGCTGAGGTTCTACGACAGGCAAGGATGGACCAATTTGGACAGGTACAGGATAATCAAACCGACACGGGAAGTTTCACCAGTGGCAAGGGCAACGGGAAAACACTCGCCCCTCCGTCCTTGGGCCTCACACCTAGCGGATCGAAACTAAGTCTCCAGCCTTCCAGAGGCGCCTCAGAAAGCGGCGTCGGGGATGAAGAAGGTTCGGTCTCCATTGCCCTTGATCCTACGTACTCGCAGCCTACTATCGACCGTATTATCAGTCAAGCCACTATACCCGCTGAAGGCGATGCGGATGATGACGACTACGCTGATTACGATAGCAGTCGGGAAGTCAAACCATCGAACAAGGACGCGTTCAACATTACAGCACAGTCTGTGAAACTGCAACTAGATCTCTTGGGGACTGTCTCAGCTGCATTACAGGccgaaaaggagaaaagtcCTAATACGACAATTTCAGATCCGTCTATAACCCAAGCCTTAACTACGTATGAAGGAGCAGTTAGCAATTTGAACTCCCTTGTACTTGATCTACTTAAGATCTCACGAGATCGCGATGCTTACTGGCAATATCGCCTGGAGAGAGAAGCCGATGCGCGGAAAATGTGGGAAGATAGCATGGCTCGTATAGCGCAAGAGCACGAGGAGCTTCAGAATAGAATGGGAGAGTCAGAAGACAAACGCAAACGAACAAAGAAGGCTTTAAAAGAGGCCTTAGAAAGCGCATCTACAGTCCCCAGCTCAGGTCCTTCACACGTCCAGATATCAGACGTGGTCGAGGTTGTTAAGGAACTGGCTTTGGACAAAGAATCAATTCAGTCTAAGCCAAGTGGTCATGAACTGGTGCGTAGGAGGTCGATCTTGGATGAAATAAGTGCTCTGTCAGAGagtgaggaggaagaggaagagttCTTCGACGCAATTGATGCTGGCGAGGTTGAAGTTGTTATTCCTCCAAAGCCGGAAGAGGTACCGCCTGCCGATTCTGATGTTCGAGCCCTAAAACAGTTAGAGATTGAGCCGTCATACAAGGGATATGAAGACCCAATACGCAAACGTCTAAAAATGGACGATGACAATCGACCAAAAATTTCGCTCTGGGTAAGCCAAACTTGACACTTCATCTGGCTATCCTACTCACATTTGATCTCTTTAGGGCATTCTTAAATCGATGATTGGAAAGGACATGACCAAAATGACGCTCCCTGTTTCATTCAATGAGCCCACCTCGTTACTTCAGCGTGTGGCAGAAGACATGGAATACACCGATCTCCTCGATGTCGCCGCCGATCGGGCCAATTCTTTAGAGCGTATGATTTACGTTGCCGCATTTGCGGCCAGTGAGTATGCTTCGACAATTGGACGTGTTGCTAAGCCATTCAACCCACTTCTTGGGGAAACCTATGAGTACGTACGGCCAGACAAAGGTTTCCGCTTTTTCATCGAACAAGTCAGCCATCATCCACCGATTGGTGCCGCCTACGCAGAGTCGGCCAAATGGGATTATTACGTGAGTGTCTCTTTTATGCTACCTCTAGGAAACACGCCTTAACATATTTGTCTCCAGGGCGAGTCAGCTGTAAAGTCAAAGTTTTACGGTAAATCTTTTGATATCAATCCGTTGGGTACTTGGTTTTTGAAACTGCGCCCGGTTACTGGTGGCGAAGAGCTTTACACTTGGAAAAAAGTCACTTCCTCGGTAATTGGCATTATTACTGGGAGCCCGACCGTGGACAACTATGGTCCGATGACGATCAAGAACTGGACAACCGGCGAGGTTTGCAACCTGGACTTCAAGCCACGTGGCTGGACGGCATCATCCGCCTACCAGGTTACCGGCAAAGTTTTAGATCGGGATGGTGTTCCAAAATGGAGTATTGGCGGGCGTTGGAACGACAAAATTTATGCACGACACACACCAGGATATCACGAACCAGTGTCAGCACCGCAAAACGACGCATCGCCCAATCCGGATTCACCGCAAGCCTTCTTAGTTTGGCAAGCGAATCCACGGCCGACTGGGATTCCGTTTAACCTCACACCTTTCGTTGTCACTCTTAACGCGATACCAGAGAGCTTAAGACCATTTTTACCTCCTACAGATACCCGTCTACGACCAGATCAACGTGCAATGGAAGACGGCGAATATGACTTTGCAGCCACAGAAAAACACCGTGTcgaagagaaacaaagagCTAAGCGCAGAAAACGTGAGGCCAAGGGCGAGGAATTCGTCCCCAAATGGTTCAGCAAGGGCAGATGTGGCGTCACTGGGGAAGAATACTGGGTTTATGGCGGAAAATACTGGAAATGTAGAGATACGGGTGATTGGAGCTTGTGTGAAGATATTTTTTAAGAAACACTGTCCAGAGGGATTTATTGTTGCCCAACGAAATGGGTTTCTGCGAGATTGCATTCTGTGGTAGTCATAGCATGGGCACCGTTTTTGTGAAGCCATTTTGTGAACCGCAATTGGCGAACTTGAGTGACAGATACATGGCCCATTCGGCTAATATAACATAGCACGTATATAGGTCAATACCCACCTCATCGTTGTGGACTTGAACGGTGCTTTGGCTACAGAATTGAGCTTACAATCTGGCCCAGCTCGGAGCTTGCCGGGCAGCCAACAGGAGTGTCACGTGACCATGTTCTGGGCCGACCTGAGATCTGCTGAATATCGTCGCAAAGAAAAAGTGGGTGAATATCGGTCAATTACCACACGCAAAAATTCCATGACAATGGTGGTAGAATTCACCTGTCAAAGGTGTGCTCAGGCGCTCCGCCTTGGAATCAGAAGCCATGTTCCCACAGCTAGGATGAAATCGATCCCTAACACCCGGTCTTATCACTCGAACACCATTTTCTCTGGACGCCGAAAGCTCCAGCCCAGCATCAAGCATGGATATGTCAACGTTCAGGACCAGATAAAAGGAATCGCGTCTGCTTCCAGATCTCAAGCTACCGATGCACCCTCTTCTCAAATCCAGACAAAACGTCAGGCGTCCAGATCTGAGTTCGAGCGGCCCATCCTCCGTGCGAATAACCTCTTCCACTCCTATACAAACTCTCCTTCTCCGGAGATCAGACGTCGCGCGGCATTCATCAAGCAAAATGCATTTTGTCCTCATCCCAACCACCGGCAAACACGCATTCCGCAGTCTCCGCATGACTCCGAGTCTAGGAAAACCTCCGACGCAACCAGTCAAGAGCCAGCCCCTGCACAGTTCGAATGTCCCGACTGTGGGGTCCCGGTATACTGCTGTGAAGAGCACTGGATGGATGATTTCGAAGCACATTTGGAAGTGTGCGAGACAATTCGACAAATCAATGAGGACGACCATGATTTGGTTTCGGGTCGATTTTTTACAGAGTTTGACTATCCCGGCCGACAGGATGACGATTTCGTGGTTAATATGACGAATTGGGATACATTCTTGTATACGAGGGAGTTTAATGCGGTAAATGATGATAGGTGTATGCGGCAGGTTACGAGACTATTGACATATCCGGTGACTATTGCGAGTGTATTGCATGAGCTAAGCCCCTATGATATTCGGAACAATGGGAGACTCACGACAGAGGGATTAAAGAGTCTTGCTGGTTAGTATAAGCAATAGCAAAGCCAGTACCCTGTTTATGAAGTTACTGATGTAGAAATCAGCCCTCCGATATACCCTTCATCCGCCGAAAACAGGTGAAGGAACGGATATGTCGGGCCTACGACTCCATGCTCCGCCAGTTAGAATATTCGTTCTCGGAGCCCGTGCCGAGTCCTCTCTTCCACGAGACGTCTGGTTACAGCTCACATACCTCTTCCCAAGAGCAAGCATCAATCTCATCTTCATCGGCCCGGAAAGCATGGCAAACAGAGATGACGAATTCCCACTCCCGGAACGAACTCCGAGCAATCCCTTCGGCGGCATCGTAGAAGACCGTTTAGGACCGCAACTCAAGATAACAACATATGTGGACTACTTCCATACCATGCATCGCACAAACATGTTCCAGCCCTATGATCCTTACTTTGACTGCTTCATGCTTTTCCATCCTGGTCTGGGTCACCCTGCAAGCTCACACGAGTGGGAAGAAACATTGCCCCATCTCCTTGAAACAAAAGTACCCATTCTCTGCACGGGATACACTGAATGGGATATGCAGAGAGACCTGAATTGGGTGACAGAGAAATGTGCCGGTGAATTCGATATCCTCCTTGAGCCGGGAGAGAATAGGTTCCGGAGCTTGAGGTGGGATCTGAACGATTTAGATCCGCATGATGTCTCTGCCGGAAACTGGGGTGTTTGGGGTTTTAGAGGAAAGAGGTATGCTTTCGGGCTTTCTGTTCATTGTTCCTCACACTCCTATGCTAaccatcttcttctgttcagatACGAGGCTACCCTAAAAGACTAGATCCTTTTCATTTGATTTTTAGTTTGGAGTACAGGGAGGACATCCAGTTCTACTTCGGGACTTATGAAGGTCTCTTTGTCGCATTGGGGCACCGTGAATGTATTGTAATTGGCTTCCTTATGCATGTATATTACCAGCTCCCCTCTGCCTATAGCCAAATGCTATCCCAACTTCAAGAGCGGTTGTTTAAAGCTAATTTTTCATCATCTGACTACTGTGAATATCATTAACCATAGCAATATACTGCTCGACGTGATCATGAGGAGCATCATAATAATACATATGTACAAAACCGGCACCACCTTGTTTACTATCCTTGCATCAGATTAAGGCGACGAAGCAGGATCCAAAAAATCACAAGCATGGAGACAACATTTCGAATGCGACTGCAAGCCGAGCTGCCTctaaccaaaaaaaaaacctgGGTATAAGCCATTTAGCGAAAGCGCGGGTATCGTATCTGGCGAACGTAGGACAGAGCACAGCaaaataaacaagaaataaaACATCAAATCCCCTCCCTATCGCGTAGTTACATGCCTCGAGTTCTGACTTAGAGGAGCGTCACAGTCGCCAGGACGATTGCTACCATGGACCAATAACCGCTCAACTTCAGAAGATGCGGCAACATAAGCCCGGGGGCCATGTTGGTCGATTCTCCGGAGGGAGCGGTAGTCCCGTTGGGCAGAGTGCCATTAATATAAATTCTTGTTGTGCCGTTGACCTCCACAGTCTTGACGATGGAAGAATTGCGTGGCAGCCCGTTCTGATCTGTGTCGTTGAGTATGGACTGGATATAGGTGCTATTGTTATTATCATCGCATCCGCACACGGAGTATTGTTGGCACAGGCAGATGATCGGGATGTTCTCGTCCATGCCACTCGTGCGATTGCGCCAATTGAAGTCATGATTGGACTGATAGGCGTAGGCTCCGAATAGCCAAAGCCCCGGGAAAAAGGCGAGCAGCGCCACTGGGAGGAAAAATGGCAATAAACCGGTTGGAGATCGCCTGCCAGCTGTGTAGGGAACTTCCGCACCTCCCGCGTAATTGTTGCCGCCGCCGTAACTACGAGGGCTGCCGGATCCTCCGGGCGACGTGCCACCGGCATTGCTGGAATGCGGAAATAATCCATCGTCAACTTTTCGAAGCCCAAATCTATCGCACTGATCGAGCCTTTGTAGGACTAGAATAACGCACCTTGACGGTCTACTACCCGGGCTGCTAGCACCACCTCTGCCGCCGGGGCTTCCGCCACGCCCACCACCCCCCGAACGACCTCCAGATCCTCCACCGCTGCGGCCTCCGCCTCCacctcgtcctcctcctcctccacctcgtcctcctcctccacctccgCCACCCCTTCGCTTCTCCAACACAGGCAATTTAGGAGCGTCGATCACGGGCGCATAGTGGCCGCTTGCCTCAGCTTCTGTTCGACTGAGGTCCGTCCGGAGGACTCTCCGTGATGTGACGGAGAGCGAGGAAGAGAGGAATAGGAGCAAGCCAAGCGTAAAGCTCGATTTTATTTTCATACTGTCAGTATTTCGCGTATGCGCGCGGCATGCAAGTATGCGCCCAATGGTTTTGCAAGAATCGTAAACACTCCAATCCTACAGCCACAGAATATGTAGTTacttggaaaaaaaaaaaaagaaaaaagaaaaatgttCGTTCATATGTTGCACCCTGATGAGCAAATTGTGGACAGTAAAGCAGGATATGTTGTTGGAAACTACAAGCAATGCCTGTTTTTAAATGACAAAACAAAGCTCTTGCTCAGTGAAGCGGTCAAGACAGGGCCGTTCTGCGGACAGCTTGCGGCCAAGGCGGCGATGCAAACTCAACTCTCTTTGTTCCTCCGACGCTCAACTTACCGCGGCGTGGCGAAGCGCAAGGTTGAACCTGGCCAAGCGCGACACGGGGGCGTATCGCGGGTGATGACAGCCAAGCTTCCAATTCGGATTCCAGAAAATGTCAAATAGCACCGCTAGCTGCCAATAAGTTACCATTCAAGTTAAAAACAACTCCACTGACTGTTCTACATACATATGTGGGATGGTGCTAGGATTTGGCACCAACTATGGAGTACAGATTGCAGAGGCAGATTTTCAAGTTGCTCTCGCATGAAACAAGGCCTTTGAAGGGCCACCAGCGTCAGCCATGTGGTTAAGCCCGTCATGACCATCTCAGGTTGAACTTTATGATCCATTCCGAGGCTGAATACCGACAAATTGCACCGCTGTACGCATGCGAGTAGTCCATAGACGCTGCTTGGAAACAAGATCCTCTTTACCGCTGGACTATCCCGACTTCTCGATAGATCACTAGAGATTGTAGGGAGTAACAGCTTCATCATTGCAGCCCAGTGCTC includes:
- a CDS encoding uncharacterized protein (EggNog:ENOG410PFD5~COG:T~BUSCO:716at33183); translated protein: MGDKHEGHKRSKSALALSILHRDKSKSDDGNYDKHSNLDPGSPISTSPSPVHESRHSYSASMSYLRPSRRKAEAEATSSQSSNKLPCESPENPTDLRDRLDMNTASTSNVPAGGALSIEQSVRTFRLFEILRDGDTTAISKAIKECRDSETQNTIALGTSILHLAIQCAEPQVVEYVLSNGDVDVNARDRDGNTPLHLAAQLGRLSIVKELLDRPDINDGITNFHGQTPLDLARTPEIFQQLQLSRSLFIEAKTREIQCLVAQGDYEGLENLLVDPRVQGTVDVNSLDLVTDRTTALTGGTLLHEATRKKDSRLIQILLMNGADPFRRDRKGKLPQDVTKDDRTKAIVKRSPAAVIAQQGIQERSILGSSSGHGGDVSIGGKDAREMKGYLKKWTNYTGGYKLRWFVLEDGVMSYYKHQDDAGSACRGAINMRIAKLNMDPQDKTRFEIQGKSSVKYHLKANHVVEAKRWFWALNNAIQWAKDEAKEDDRRRTRDAEVLRQARMDQFGQVQDNQTDTGSFTSGKGNGKTLAPPSLGLTPSGSKLSLQPSRGASESGVGDEEGSVSIALDPTYSQPTIDRIISQATIPAEGDADDDDYADYDSSREVKPSNKDAFNITAQSVKLQLDLLGTVSAALQAEKEKSPNTTISDPSITQALTTYEGAVSNLNSLVLDLLKISRDRDAYWQYRLEREADARKMWEDSMARIAQEHEELQNRMGESEDKRKRTKKALKEALESASTVPSSGPSHVQISDVVEVVKELALDKESIQSKPSGHELVRRRSILDEISALSESEEEEEEFFDAIDAGEVEVVIPPKPEEVPPADSDVRALKQLEIEPSYKGYEDPIRKRLKMDDDNRPKISLWGILKSMIGKDMTKMTLPVSFNEPTSLLQRVAEDMEYTDLLDVAADRANSLERMIYVAAFAASEYASTIGRVAKPFNPLLGETYEYVRPDKGFRFFIEQVSHHPPIGAAYAESAKWDYYGESAVKSKFYGKSFDINPLGTWFLKLRPVTGGEELYTWKKVTSSVIGIITGSPTVDNYGPMTIKNWTTGEVCNLDFKPRGWTASSAYQVTGKVLDRDGVPKWSIGGRWNDKIYARHTPGYHEPVSAPQNDASPNPDSPQAFLVWQANPRPTGIPFNLTPFVVTLNAIPESLRPFLPPTDTRLRPDQRAMEDGEYDFAATEKHRVEEKQRAKRRKREAKGEEFVPKWFSKGRCGVTGEEYWVYGGKYWKCRDTGDWSLCEDIF
- a CDS encoding uncharacterized protein (SECRETED:SignalP(1-23)~EggNog:ENOG410PQN4~COG:S~TransMembrane:2 (n7-15c20/21o156-177i278-297o)), producing MKIKSSFTLGLLLFLSSSLSVTSRRVLRTDLSRTEAEASGHYAPVIDAPKLPVLEKRRGGGGGGGGRGGGGGGRGGGGGRSGGGSGGRSGGGGRGGSPGGRGGASSPGSRPSSNAGGTSPGGSGSPRSYGGGNNYAGGAEVPYTAGRRSPTGLLPFFLPVALLAFFPGLWLFGAYAYQSNHDFNWRNRTSGMDENIPIICLCQQYSVCGCDDNNNSTYIQSILNDTDQNGLPRNSSIVKTVEVNGTTRIYINGTLPNGTTAPSGESTNMAPGLMLPHLLKLSGYWSMVAIVLATVTLL
- the MSS51 gene encoding translational activator for mitochondrial COX1 (EggNog:ENOG410PHQR~COG:S), with the translated sequence MTMVVEFTCQRCAQALRLGIRSHVPTARMKSIPNTRSYHSNTIFSGRRKLQPSIKHGYVNVQDQIKGIASASRSQATDAPSSQIQTKRQASRSEFERPILRANNLFHSYTNSPSPEIRRRAAFIKQNAFCPHPNHRQTRIPQSPHDSESRKTSDATSQEPAPAQFECPDCGVPVYCCEEHWMDDFEAHLEVCETIRQINEDDHDLVSGRFFTEFDYPGRQDDDFVVNMTNWDTFLYTREFNAVNDDRCMRQVTRLLTYPVTIASVLHELSPYDIRNNGRLTTEGLKSLAALRYTLHPPKTGEGTDMSGLRLHAPPVRIFVLGARAESSLPRDVWLQLTYLFPRASINLIFIGPESMANRDDEFPLPERTPSNPFGGIVEDRLGPQLKITTYVDYFHTMHRTNMFQPYDPYFDCFMLFHPGLGHPASSHEWEETLPHLLETKVPILCTGYTEWDMQRDLNWVTEKCAGEFDILLEPGENRFRSLRWDLNDLDPHDVSAGNWGVWGFRGKRYEATLKD
- the ATP12 gene encoding ATP synthase complex assembly protein atp12 (EggNog:ENOG410PHTY~COG:C~BUSCO:10427at33183) codes for the protein MKVLQRTSSICARPSYVLTGIRAETTRARAVHSSTFKSAVAHPINVHGPPPKAPVPSPEYNERIERRRKQSELLRQDKDTLAAKGGAASPLRKRFWKDVHVKEAAEGYQVLLDSRPIRTPAKTILNIPRSKPHLAHAIALEWDQLVSAQQALRHHLIPLTSLTARAEDIVQQDSRGESTIRNEIMRTLMRYLDTDTLLSWAPQKGPYDIDSTEGAEEAPRSLRDLQIRTAQPIIGFLTTVVWPGIEIKPVLEEDSILPVSQPQMTKEVIRGWVTGLPAYELAGLERAVLASKSLLIGVRLVVEWSEHFRDLQPGGRRTFGIEKAAEASSLEVKWQTEQWGEVEDTHDVEKEDLSRQLGSAVLLVSGERR